Proteins from a genomic interval of Aureimonas sp. AU20:
- a CDS encoding O-succinylhomoserine sulfhydrylase, protein MKSALGVILMSKPDETSRLRPATQMVHGGTMRSGFGETSEALFLTQGFVYPTAEAAEARFKGEEPGYVYSRYANPTTRMFEERMMALEGAEDARATASGMAAISTALQCAVKAGDHVVAARALFGSCRYIIETVLGRAGVSSTLVDGRDLDQWRAAVRPETKLFFLESPTNPTLELVDIRAVAEIAHAAGAVLVVDNVFATPLQQKPLELGADVVVYSATKHIDGQGRCLGGVILSSAEWIEKNVQDFFRHTGPSLSPFNAWTLLKGLETLPLRVAQQTANAARMADALAASPKVARVLYPGRADHPQAELVKRQMTGGSTLIAVELAGGKEAAFRFSNALQIIKLSNNLGDAKSLITHPATTTHKSLTDEARAELGIGPGLLRLSAGIEDGADLVEDLERALAAV, encoded by the coding sequence ATGAAGTCGGCCCTCGGAGTGATCCTCATGTCCAAGCCCGACGAGACATCGCGCCTGCGGCCCGCCACCCAGATGGTCCACGGAGGCACGATGCGCTCCGGGTTCGGCGAGACGTCCGAGGCGCTGTTCCTGACGCAAGGCTTCGTCTACCCCACCGCCGAGGCCGCCGAGGCGCGCTTCAAGGGCGAAGAGCCGGGCTATGTCTATTCCCGCTACGCCAACCCGACGACGCGCATGTTCGAAGAGCGGATGATGGCGCTGGAAGGCGCCGAGGACGCGCGCGCCACCGCCTCCGGCATGGCCGCGATCTCGACCGCGCTGCAATGCGCGGTGAAGGCGGGAGACCATGTGGTCGCCGCGCGCGCCTTGTTCGGCTCCTGCCGCTACATCATCGAGACCGTGCTCGGCCGCGCCGGCGTGTCCTCGACCCTGGTGGACGGGCGCGATCTCGACCAGTGGCGCGCCGCCGTGCGACCCGAGACCAAGCTCTTCTTCCTGGAAAGCCCGACCAACCCCACGCTGGAACTGGTCGATATCCGGGCCGTCGCCGAGATCGCCCATGCGGCGGGCGCGGTTCTGGTGGTCGACAACGTCTTCGCAACGCCCCTGCAGCAGAAGCCTCTGGAGCTCGGTGCAGACGTCGTCGTCTATTCCGCCACCAAACATATCGACGGCCAGGGCCGGTGCCTGGGCGGCGTCATCCTGTCCTCGGCCGAGTGGATCGAGAAGAACGTCCAGGACTTCTTCCGCCACACCGGCCCCTCGCTCTCGCCCTTCAACGCCTGGACGCTGCTGAAGGGCCTCGAGACCCTGCCGCTGCGCGTCGCGCAGCAAACGGCCAACGCCGCGCGCATGGCCGATGCTCTCGCCGCATCGCCCAAGGTTGCGCGCGTGCTCTATCCCGGCCGCGCCGACCATCCGCAGGCCGAGCTGGTGAAGCGGCAGATGACGGGCGGCTCGACGCTGATCGCGGTGGAGCTGGCGGGCGGCAAGGAGGCGGCCTTCCGATTTTCCAACGCGCTCCAGATCATCAAGCTGTCCAACAATCTGGGCGATGCCAAGAGCCTCATCACCCACCCCGCCACCACGACGCACAAGAGCCTGACCGACGAGGCGCGCGCGGAACTGGGCATCGGCCCCGGCCTCCTGCGCCTCTCGGCGGGGATCGAGGACGGCGCCGATCTGGTGGAGGACCTGGAGCGGGCGCTCGCCGCCGTCTAA
- the apaG gene encoding Co2+/Mg2+ efflux protein ApaG, with product MYKATTRHITVCVSPSFLPDQSDPEDGRWVFAYRIEIENGSRETVQLRSRYWHITNGRGQVEEVRGPGVVGEEPILSPGDSFTYTSGCPLGTPSGIMRGSFRMETADGRAFDIEVPAFSLDAPEGVRVLN from the coding sequence ATGTACAAGGCGACGACGCGGCACATCACGGTTTGCGTGAGCCCGAGCTTTCTTCCCGACCAGTCCGACCCCGAAGACGGACGCTGGGTCTTCGCCTATCGCATCGAGATCGAGAACGGTTCGCGCGAGACGGTGCAGCTGCGCTCGCGCTATTGGCACATCACCAACGGGCGCGGGCAGGTGGAGGAAGTGCGCGGGCCGGGCGTGGTGGGCGAGGAGCCGATCCTCTCGCCGGGCGACAGCTTCACCTATACGTCGGGCTGCCCGCTGGGCACGCCGTCCGGCATCATGCGCGGCTCGTTCCGCATGGAAACGGCGGACGGACGGGCCTTCGACATCGAAGTGCCCGCCTTTTCGCTGGATGCCCCGGAGGGCGTGCGCGTCCTCAACTGA
- a CDS encoding Hsp33 family molecular chaperone, with protein sequence MAEDHLELGEFGFAGDDAVVPYAVEALDARGRAVQLGAMVDQILARHDYPAPVAQLLAEMIVLTVLLGTSLKFDGKFIAQTQTDGPVDLLVVDYTAPSSVRAYARFDAERLAEAVAAHQADPPSLLGSGILALTIDQGAHTQRYQGIVELNGDSLESVAENYFRQSEQIPTTIRLAVARIARRAEAGGFRESWRAGGLIAQFLPSSPERMRLRDLPGGDAPEGTQEPQFDEDDAWTEVQALVGTIEPSELADPEVGVERLLFRLFHERGVRVFPGVPVRDDCSCTREKIRGVLENFSPEDIAESVEDGAINVTCEFCGEAYTFSPDEFHHDHDHDHGRESEQGHSHGQSRGDKH encoded by the coding sequence ATGGCTGAAGATCATCTGGAACTCGGCGAATTCGGTTTCGCCGGCGACGACGCGGTCGTGCCCTATGCGGTCGAGGCGCTGGACGCGCGCGGCCGCGCCGTGCAACTCGGCGCCATGGTGGACCAGATTCTGGCCCGCCACGACTATCCCGCCCCGGTCGCTCAGCTTTTGGCCGAGATGATCGTTCTCACCGTGCTGCTCGGCACCTCGCTGAAGTTCGACGGCAAGTTCATCGCCCAGACCCAGACCGACGGTCCCGTCGATCTCCTGGTGGTGGACTACACCGCGCCCTCCAGCGTGCGCGCCTATGCCCGCTTCGACGCCGAGCGTCTGGCGGAAGCCGTGGCGGCGCATCAGGCCGATCCGCCCTCGCTGCTCGGCTCGGGCATCCTGGCGCTGACCATCGACCAGGGCGCGCACACGCAGCGCTACCAGGGCATCGTGGAGCTGAACGGGGACTCGCTGGAAAGCGTGGCGGAAAACTACTTCCGCCAGTCCGAGCAGATCCCAACCACCATTCGTCTGGCCGTGGCGCGCATCGCGCGCCGCGCCGAGGCGGGCGGGTTCCGGGAAAGCTGGCGCGCCGGCGGCTTGATCGCGCAGTTCCTGCCCTCCTCGCCCGAGCGCATGCGCCTGCGCGATCTGCCGGGCGGCGATGCGCCGGAGGGGACGCAGGAGCCTCAGTTCGACGAGGACGACGCTTGGACCGAGGTTCAGGCGCTTGTCGGCACGATCGAGCCCTCCGAGCTCGCGGACCCCGAGGTCGGCGTCGAGCGGCTGCTCTTCCGCCTGTTCCACGAGCGCGGCGTGCGCGTCTTTCCCGGCGTGCCGGTGCGCGACGACTGCTCCTGCACGCGCGAGAAGATCCGCGGCGTGCTCGAGAACTTCTCGCCCGAGGACATCGCCGAAAGCGTCGAGGACGGGGCGATCAACGTGACCTGCGAATTCTGCGGCGAGGCCTACACGTTCTCGCCGGACGAATTCCATCACGACCACGACCACGATCATGGCCGGGAGAGCGAGCAGGGCCATAGCCACGGTCAGAGCCGCGGCGACAAGCACTGA
- the argF gene encoding ornithine carbamoyltransferase — MSQVLASAPPAVSAVRHFIDLSTMKGGDLRAILDDARERKALGRQGPRPLEGRMLAMIFEKPSTRTRVSFDVGMRQLGGETLFLSGSEMQLGRAETIADTARVLSRYVDAIMIRTTDHSRLLEMAEAATVPVINALTDDTHPCQIMADLLTFEEHRGPVKGKTFAWTGDGNNVLNSLIEAAGRFDFALRVATPEGSEPDPRYVEAARAAGTRLHLTHDALEAVSGADCVVTDTWVSMGREDQARGHNVFMPYQVNERLMAHADPQALFMHCLPAHRGEEVTDEVIDGPQSVVFDEAENRLHAQKSILAWVFGNVATHG; from the coding sequence ATGAGCCAAGTTCTCGCCTCCGCGCCGCCGGCCGTTTCGGCCGTCCGGCACTTCATCGATCTGTCCACCATGAAGGGCGGGGATCTGCGCGCCATTCTGGACGACGCGCGGGAGCGCAAGGCGCTCGGCCGCCAGGGCCCGCGCCCGCTCGAAGGGCGCATGCTCGCCATGATCTTCGAGAAGCCCTCGACGCGAACCCGCGTGTCGTTCGACGTCGGCATGCGCCAGCTCGGCGGCGAGACGCTGTTTCTGTCGGGCTCGGAAATGCAGCTCGGCCGGGCCGAGACGATCGCCGACACGGCGCGCGTCCTGTCGCGCTATGTCGACGCGATCATGATCCGCACCACGGATCATTCGCGCCTTCTGGAAATGGCGGAAGCGGCGACCGTGCCCGTCATCAACGCGCTGACCGACGACACGCATCCCTGCCAGATCATGGCCGATCTCCTGACCTTCGAGGAGCATCGCGGCCCGGTGAAGGGCAAGACCTTCGCCTGGACGGGCGACGGCAACAATGTCCTGAACTCCCTGATCGAAGCGGCGGGGCGGTTCGACTTCGCGCTGCGCGTGGCGACGCCCGAAGGCTCCGAGCCCGATCCGCGCTATGTCGAGGCGGCGCGCGCTGCGGGCACGCGTCTGCACCTCACGCATGACGCCCTGGAAGCCGTGTCGGGCGCCGACTGCGTCGTCACCGACACCTGGGTGTCGATGGGCCGCGAGGATCAGGCGCGCGGGCACAATGTCTTCATGCCCTATCAGGTGAACGAGCGGCTGATGGCACATGCCGATCCGCAGGCCCTCTTCATGCACTGCCTGCCCGCTCATCGCGGCGAGGAGGTGACGGACGAGGTGATCGACGGGCCTCAGTCCGTGGTCTTCGACGAGGCCGAGAACCGACTTCATGCCCAGAAGTCGATCCTTGCCTGGGTGTTCGGGAACGTGGCGACGCATGGCTGA
- a CDS encoding aspartate aminotransferase family protein, giving the protein MAETHDNPLFATFARADLRVERGEGVWLHMSDGRKFLDFTGGIAVNSLGHAHPHLVAALTEQAGKLWHTSNLFHVPGQEKLAGRLVEASFADKVFFTNSGAEALECAIKTARRYQYVSGHPERFRIVTFEGAFHGRTLATIAAGGQAKYLEGFGPKVEGFDQVPFGDVAALRAAIGAETAAILIEPIQGEGGIRAPDAGFLKLIRDLCDEHGLLLIFDEVQTGVGRTGRFFAYEITGVTPDILASAKGIGGGFPLGACLATDEAAKGMTPGTHGTTFGGNPLAMAVGNAVLDVVLGEGFLDQVRHNALLFKQSLASLADRYPAVVSEVRGEGLLIGLKAVVPNTKLIEALRDHSMLAAPAGDNVVRFLPPLTVTESEIREAMERLEAAVADLSQSHPESSAA; this is encoded by the coding sequence ATGGCCGAGACCCACGACAATCCGCTGTTTGCCACCTTCGCGCGCGCGGACCTTCGAGTGGAGCGAGGCGAGGGGGTCTGGCTGCACATGTCGGACGGGCGCAAGTTTCTGGACTTCACCGGCGGCATCGCGGTGAACTCGCTCGGCCACGCCCATCCCCATCTCGTGGCGGCGCTCACCGAGCAGGCGGGCAAGCTCTGGCACACGTCCAACCTCTTCCACGTGCCTGGGCAGGAAAAGCTCGCCGGCCGGCTGGTCGAGGCGTCCTTCGCCGATAAGGTGTTCTTCACCAATTCCGGCGCCGAGGCGCTGGAATGCGCCATCAAGACGGCGCGGCGCTACCAGTATGTCTCAGGGCATCCCGAGCGCTTCCGCATCGTGACCTTCGAGGGCGCCTTTCACGGCCGCACGCTGGCCACCATCGCCGCTGGCGGTCAGGCCAAGTATCTCGAAGGCTTCGGCCCGAAGGTCGAGGGCTTCGACCAGGTTCCCTTCGGCGACGTGGCGGCGCTGCGCGCGGCGATCGGCGCCGAGACGGCCGCGATCCTGATCGAGCCGATCCAGGGCGAGGGCGGCATCCGCGCGCCCGACGCCGGCTTCCTGAAGCTGATCCGCGATCTCTGCGACGAGCACGGCCTGCTCCTGATCTTCGACGAGGTGCAGACCGGCGTCGGGCGCACCGGGCGCTTCTTCGCCTATGAGATCACCGGCGTCACGCCTGACATCCTGGCCTCGGCCAAGGGTATCGGCGGCGGCTTCCCGCTCGGCGCGTGCCTTGCCACGGACGAGGCCGCCAAGGGCATGACGCCCGGCACGCACGGCACGACATTCGGCGGCAACCCGCTCGCCATGGCGGTGGGCAATGCCGTCCTAGACGTGGTCCTGGGAGAGGGCTTCCTCGACCAGGTGCGCCACAACGCGCTTCTGTTCAAGCAGAGCCTTGCCTCGCTGGCCGATCGCTATCCCGCCGTGGTCTCGGAAGTTCGCGGCGAGGGGCTCCTGATCGGCCTCAAGGCCGTGGTGCCCAACACGAAGCTGATCGAGGCGCTGCGCGATCATTCGATGCTGGCGGCACCCGCCGGCGACAATGTCGTGCGCTTCCTGCCGCCGCTCACCGTCACCGAGAGTGAAATCCGCGAGGCGATGGAGCGGCTGGAGGCCGCCGTCGCCGACCTGTCCCAGTCCCATCCCGAAAGCAGCGCGGCATGA